The following is a genomic window from Pseudothermotoga thermarum DSM 5069.
TCAACATTGCCGGAGAGACTTCTCCAGTGAAAGCGCCAAATTGTTCGTAGTAGCAGTTTTGCGCCCCAAGTTTTATATTCGTGCCAGCAAGTAACTCCTTAACATCGGTTAAACAAACAAATGGCGGGCACAAGACTATTTCAAACTTCATGCCCGCCAAGCTTTGAATCAATTCATTCACAAAAAGTTTTGCCTGTTGATTGGTTTTGTTCATTTTCCAATTGCCAGCGAGGATGATTCTATCTATTTTTTTTTGTCAGCAATGCTCTTAATTCCAGGAAGTTCCTTTCCCTCCAAAAATTCCAGGGAAGCTCCTCCACCGGTTGAAACATGACTGTAAGCTGATTCCAAACCGAATTTTGCCACCGCAGCAGCTGTGTCTCCACCACCTATGACCGTGGTTCCTTTGACTTTGGCTATTATTTCGGCAACCTTCTTGGTTCCCTCGGCAAAATCATCGATTTCAAATACTCCCATCGGACCGTTCCAAACGACAGTTTTTGCACCTTCCATTGCTTTTTCGAACAACGAAACCGTCTCAGGTCCTATGTCAAGACCCATCCAACCCTCAGGTATTCCCTCTGAGATTTTGACCACTTTCTTTTCCACACCTGGCTCCATTTTTTGAGCTATTACAGCATCGACAGGCAGAACAAGTTCAACACCTTTTTCCTTAGCCATTCTCATGATGTCTTTTGCAAGCTCAAGTTTGTCGTCTTCAACGAGGGATGACCCAACCGAGAACCCTTGAGCTTTGAGGAAGGTGAACATCATTGCGCCACCAATCAAAAGTTTGTCTGCCTTGTTGAGCAAGTTTGTTATAACACCTATTTTGTCCGAAACCTTGGCTCCTCCAAGCACGACAACATATGGGTGTTCAGGCTCGTAAGTTACTTTGCTTAGAAATTCTATCTCTTTCTCCATCAGAAAACCTGCAACGCTTGGTATGAAGGAAGCTATTCCAACGTTTGAAGCATGCGCTCTGTGAGCTGTTCCAAAAGCATCGTTGACGTGAATATCTGCCAACTCAGCCCAAGCACGGGCTAGTTCAAGATCATTTTTCTCCTCACCAGGATGAAATCTTGTGTTTTCCAAAACCAAAACATCACCTGGTTTCATGTTTTTCACAGCTTCTTTTACTTCGTCTCCATACAGCTGTGGAACAAATATGACATTTAGATTCGATATGTTCTTTAGATGTTCAGCCACTGGTTTCATGGAGTACTTCGGATCTGGTCCTTTTGGTCTGCCAAGGTGCGACAAAAGTATCACTTTTGCACCGTTTTTGACGGCATATTCTATGGTTGGCAAAGCAGCTCTTATTCTCGTATCATCGGCAACCTTACCATCTTTATCAAGGGGAACGTTGAAATCAACCCTCATGATAACGGTTTTGCCAGCCAGATCCACATCCCTGATTGTCATCTTTTTCATCTTTCCACCCCCTTTGCTGGTAAAAGAGGGAGGGAAAACCTCCCTCACATGAGTTTTGCGAGCAATTCGACTGTATCAACTACCCTACAGCTGTATCCGTACTCGTTGTCATACCAGGAGAATACTTTGATCAAATTATCTTTAACGTTTGTCAAGGTTGCATCGAAGATACCAGAATAAGGTGTTCCAACTATATCGGAACTGACTATTGGATCTTCGTTGTAAAGAATGATCCCTTTAAGTTCATTTTCGCAAGCTTCTTTCATAACTGCGTTGACTTCTTCGATTGTGGTTGGCTTTTCAACAAGTGCGGTGAAGTCGGATATTGATCCATCTGGGACTGGTACCCTCAAAGCGATACCATCGAGTTTTCCTTTGAGTTCTGGAACAACAAGTGCAACTGCCTTTGCAGCACCTGTTGTAGTTGGTATAGTGTTGAGAGCGGCAGCTCTAGCTCTCCTGAGATCTTTGTGAGGTAGATCCAGCACTCTTTGGTCGTTGGTGTAAGCATGAACAGTTGTCAAGAAACCACTTTTGATTCCGAATTTTCTGTGCAAAACTTTGATTATTGGAGCGATGGAGTTCGTTGTACAAGAAGCACAAGAAATTATGGTGTGCTCTGGTTTGAGATCTTTTTCGTTACAACCAATCACCACAGTTATATCTTCGCCTTTTGCTGGAGCTGTTATCACAACTTTTTTGGCTCCAGCTTGAAGGTGCAAAGCGGCCTTGTCCCTTTCAGTGAAAACTCCAGATGATTCAATAACAACATCGATGCCAAGGTCCTTCCAAGGAAGCTTTGAAGGATCCTTTTCACTGAAAACTTTTAAAGCTTTACCATCGATGACGATGTTTCCATCCGAAACCTTGACTTCACCTGGATAAATCTTGTGAACAGAATCGTACTTGAAAAGATGAGCAAGTGTGGCGGCATCGGTGATATCATTGATGGCAACAACTTCGATATCCTTTGAGTTTCTCCTTAGAATTTCCCTTAGCACTATCCTACCAATTCTTCCGAAACCGTTAATTGCCACTCTCACTTCAAATCCCTCCTTTAGGTTGATTATGCTCAATATTATACTACAAAAGTAATCCTTAACTGAAAGGTACATTTGTGTAAAAAATCACAAATTTGGCATACCTTGTATTCCCGTTATCTTCTCGATCTCCTCTTGTCGTCTCCTTTCAATTTCCTTCAAAGCTTCGTTTACAGCAGCAACGATCAAATCGTTCAACATTTCTTTATCTTGGAGAAGTGCGTCGTCGTATTCGATTGCCACTATTTCGTAGTTACACTTTGCTCTAACTTTAACCGCTCCTCCACCTGCTGAGCCAATAACTTCCATTGTTTCGAAGGTTTCTTCAAGTTTTTGAAGATTTTCCCACATCTGTTGTTGTATTTTCTCTAGATTTTGTAGTGTTTTATCCCCTTTCGCTCCGTAACTTCTCCCACCAAAGCCTCTAATTTTCTTCAAATTGATCACTCCTCAATTTGAACTTTTCCAGGGAACATTTGCCGAAGTTTCTTCAAAATTTCTTTTTCTCTCGCCTCATCTATGACCAACTTTATGGTGAAATCCTTTTTCAGCAGGGATTTTAAAAGGAATTCCAATTCAAACGTTTTTTGTTTCACATACTCGTACTGGAATTTTTGTGTCGGTAAAAACGATATTTCTATCTCTTTCTCCTTGACTTTTATTTGAGCTTGGGAAAGTGCAACGAACAGCGCTATGTCACCAACTGTTTTGAGATATTCAAGTACTTTTTCGATCTCACCGCTTCCTTTTTCTTCTTTTGTAACACTCTCAGGTGCTTGAATTTGTTGAGGCTGTGTAGGTTGCTGAGGTTGAACGTTTGAGTTTTCGGAAAGACTTGTTTTCGGTTTTGATTCAACAACAGCCGGTTGGGCTTCGGTTTTGCGATACTGTTGAGCCAAATTTGTCGACAGAAGTTTTAAAATTAACCTTTTGTTTTCGGCATATCTTAAGTCCTTCGAAATGTCGAAGATCTTTCTTGCCAAGTCAATGTATTCCTTTGACGGATTTTCCGAAATCTTCTTTTCCAAAAACTCCAGTGACATTTGGACAAGTTGATCAACATCGTAGCCGTGGTCGTAAACTTCGTCGATCAGTTTGACTAAGCCAACGATATCACCTTTTAAAATCGCTTCTATGTAATCTTCAACGGCTTTTGTTGGCACCAATCCGAGGGCTTTTTCCACAACCGATACATCTATTTTTCCATCTTGCGCATAACTCGAAACTTGTTCAAGCATTGATAAAGCATCTCTTAAACTACCCGAAGCCCTTTTTACAATGATCAACGCAGCCTCTTCATCAATAGACATTTGTTCATTTTGAGCCACATTTTTGATGTGTTGTAGCATATTTTTTTCTGAAAGATTTTTAAATTGTATAACTTGGCACCTAGATATGATCGTTGGAGGAACTCTTTCCAAATTCGTTGTTGCAAGCACAAAAACAACCTTTTCCGGTGGTTCTTCCAAAGTTTTCAAAAGAGCGTTGAAAGCTTCCCTGGTCAGCATGTGAAATTCGTCGACGATGTAAACTTTGTAGTTTCCCATCATCGGTCTGAAGCCAACGGCATCTCTTATTCTTCTGATCTCATCTATACCACGGTTAGATGCCGCGTCGAGTTCTATAACGTCGGGATGGATTCCTTTGTCTATGGCGAGACAGCTGTCACATTTACAGCAGGGTTCATAATCTACTCTATTTGGGCAGTTCAAAGCTTTTGCGAGGATTCTGGCAATAGAAGTTTTTCCGGTACCCCTTGGACCGGCGAATATGTACGCGTGAGAAACCTTGTTTTTCTTAATGGCGTTTTGGAGAACCAATTTTGCCTGTTCTTGGTCTATTATTTGGTTGAAACACTTTGGTCTATATTTTCTATAGAGAGCTTCCAAAGGCAAATCACCCAATTCACATTATATCAAAGATTCTGGAGGTGTGACAGTTGAATAAGTTCAACTTTCTTTTCATAGTGTTTTTGACGATGTTGCTTTGCAGTATCGCCCTTTCTCAAGTTGTTCCACAGTGGTTTCAAAATCTCGTACAAGAAGCCAGAGGAAAGTTTGGGTTGGTGACTGATCCAAAGTTTGTCGAAGAACTTTACACAGCCATTTTAAACGTCTCGGAGAAACACGGTTTGGATCCTTTGCTCATAGTGAGTTTAATACTTGTGGAGAGTGAATTTAGGTTTGTTGTTGGGTCATCAGGTGAACTTGGCCTAGTTCAAATAAAACCTGAAACAGCTGCGTTCGTTGCGAGAATATACGGTTTGCAGGAACCATCAGAAGGTTGGAGATCTCTTTTGTGGGATTATAATTTAAACATAGAGTATGGGGCGCTTTACTTGAAATATCTTTTGAATAGAACAAATGGAAATCTCTTCAAAGCCTTGGAACTTTACAACGGTGGTAGTAGAAAGAGTGAGTACGCAAACAAAATTATCAAAGCTTACGAGGAGATGATGACATATCACCAAGATCTTGGTAGTGGAAGATGATTCAAAGATTGCAAGATTGCTTGAAATTTTTCTTCAAAATCACGGTTATCAAGTTAAAATTGCGCCGGATGGTGAAAAAGGTTGGGAGGAATTTGTTTTCTTTGATCCAAAGATCGTGATAGTGGATTTGATGCTTCCCAAATTCGACGGGTTTGAACTGATAGAAAAGATACGTTCAGTTGATCAAGAAGTTGGGATAATCGTTTTGACTGCCAGAGGAGAAGTTGAGAACAGAATAAAAGGTTTCAAAAAAGGCGCAGACGACTATGTACCTAAGCCTTTTCACCTTGAAGAGTTGTTGGCAAGGATAGAAGCGCTTGAAAAGCGCGTTAAGAAAGACGAGCTTTTGCGAGTAGGTCAAGTCATTTTTGATCCAAAAAGCAGAACCTTGACCTTTCCTGATGGAACTGAGACTGTTCTTTCCGAAAGAGAGTCATCCCTTTTGTATTGGTTGGTTGTTAAAGCCGGGACTGTTCTGTCTCGCGAAGAATTGTTGGAGCTTGTGTGGAAAGATAGCGAAAACATCAGCAAAAACATAGTGGATGTTTACATTAAGTATCTTCGAGACAAACTCAAAGATTATGGTGGGATGATCAAAACGGTGAGGGGAAGCGGATATGTTCTCGACACTTAAATGGAAGATGACTTTCTGGCAAACTGTTTTGTTTTCGCTGTTGTTGGGGC
Proteins encoded in this region:
- a CDS encoding YbaB/EbfC family nucleoid-associated protein, with translation MKKIRGFGGRSYGAKGDKTLQNLEKIQQQMWENLQKLEETFETMEVIGSAGGGAVKVRAKCNYEIVAIEYDDALLQDKEMLNDLIVAAVNEALKEIERRRQEEIEKITGIQGMPNL
- a CDS encoding response regulator transcription factor, giving the protein MEDDSKIARLLEIFLQNHGYQVKIAPDGEKGWEEFVFFDPKIVIVDLMLPKFDGFELIEKIRSVDQEVGIIVLTARGEVENRIKGFKKGADDYVPKPFHLEELLARIEALEKRVKKDELLRVGQVIFDPKSRTLTFPDGTETVLSERESSLLYWLVVKAGTVLSREELLELVWKDSENISKNIVDVYIKYLRDKLKDYGGMIKTVRGSGYVLDT
- the dnaX gene encoding DNA polymerase III subunit gamma/tau; translated protein: MEALYRKYRPKCFNQIIDQEQAKLVLQNAIKKNKVSHAYIFAGPRGTGKTSIARILAKALNCPNRVDYEPCCKCDSCLAIDKGIHPDVIELDAASNRGIDEIRRIRDAVGFRPMMGNYKVYIVDEFHMLTREAFNALLKTLEEPPEKVVFVLATTNLERVPPTIISRCQVIQFKNLSEKNMLQHIKNVAQNEQMSIDEEAALIIVKRASGSLRDALSMLEQVSSYAQDGKIDVSVVEKALGLVPTKAVEDYIEAILKGDIVGLVKLIDEVYDHGYDVDQLVQMSLEFLEKKISENPSKEYIDLARKIFDISKDLRYAENKRLILKLLSTNLAQQYRKTEAQPAVVESKPKTSLSENSNVQPQQPTQPQQIQAPESVTKEEKGSGEIEKVLEYLKTVGDIALFVALSQAQIKVKEKEIEISFLPTQKFQYEYVKQKTFELEFLLKSLLKKDFTIKLVIDEAREKEILKKLRQMFPGKVQIEE
- the gap gene encoding type I glyceraldehyde-3-phosphate dehydrogenase, whose protein sequence is MRVAINGFGRIGRIVLREILRRNSKDIEVVAINDITDAATLAHLFKYDSVHKIYPGEVKVSDGNIVIDGKALKVFSEKDPSKLPWKDLGIDVVIESSGVFTERDKAALHLQAGAKKVVITAPAKGEDITVVIGCNEKDLKPEHTIISCASCTTNSIAPIIKVLHRKFGIKSGFLTTVHAYTNDQRVLDLPHKDLRRARAAALNTIPTTTGAAKAVALVVPELKGKLDGIALRVPVPDGSISDFTALVEKPTTIEEVNAVMKEACENELKGIILYNEDPIVSSDIVGTPYSGIFDATLTNVKDNLIKVFSWYDNEYGYSCRVVDTVELLAKLM
- a CDS encoding transglycosylase SLT domain-containing protein; translation: MNKFNFLFIVFLTMLLCSIALSQVVPQWFQNLVQEARGKFGLVTDPKFVEELYTAILNVSEKHGLDPLLIVSLILVESEFRFVVGSSGELGLVQIKPETAAFVARIYGLQEPSEGWRSLLWDYNLNIEYGALYLKYLLNRTNGNLFKALELYNGGSRKSEYANKIIKAYEEMMTYHQDLGSGR
- a CDS encoding phosphoglycerate kinase, with amino-acid sequence MKKMTIRDVDLAGKTVIMRVDFNVPLDKDGKVADDTRIRAALPTIEYAVKNGAKVILLSHLGRPKGPDPKYSMKPVAEHLKNISNLNVIFVPQLYGDEVKEAVKNMKPGDVLVLENTRFHPGEEKNDLELARAWAELADIHVNDAFGTAHRAHASNVGIASFIPSVAGFLMEKEIEFLSKVTYEPEHPYVVVLGGAKVSDKIGVITNLLNKADKLLIGGAMMFTFLKAQGFSVGSSLVEDDKLELAKDIMRMAKEKGVELVLPVDAVIAQKMEPGVEKKVVKISEGIPEGWMGLDIGPETVSLFEKAMEGAKTVVWNGPMGVFEIDDFAEGTKKVAEIIAKVKGTTVIGGGDTAAAVAKFGLESAYSHVSTGGGASLEFLEGKELPGIKSIADKKK